ACCGCCTTCTCCATGCAAGATAACAACCTCTGGCAGCGCCACCTTCTAGGATTGGTCACCCAAGCATCGGTGGCCGGCTATGTCATCTCGATATCGTCTTGGCAAGATAGCCGACTCCTGGCCGCCACAGTGCTCATGTTCTTGTCTGGGTTTTTTAAGTACATCGGGCGTATCTTTTGTCTTTACACATCTagtccaaagctcctcaaggatTTTACCGTGGCTAATTTGGATAGATATGTCAACGATATATACTATATACCAGGCACTGTTCAAAAGGAATCATTTGAGGATATACTAAGGCGGAGAGTGCATGATATGATGCTCAGCGACATCGACTTGAAGCTAATGCCCCATAGCAATTCAGTACATATATTGTTGGATACTCCACTCAATGATAGGGCTACTATTGAGTGCGCGACTATCATACCAGACTTGCTCAATATGCTCAAGTATAGCGCAGACCGCTCCAATGCCTACATTTATGTTGGTATAATGCTTGTTCGTTCTTATGAACGTGTCTACACCAAGGCTGCGCTTCATTTTGCGTGGATTAACTGTTTCAGCATAACAGTGTCCAAATATTATGAGTACAAAAAGCTACGCATAGCATTTCTTCACATTATGGCATTGCTCTTGCTCTTCCCGGTTATCTCTGCCTCGATAACATTAGAGCTCTTCATGGTTGCCGAAAAGGCGCAACTCTACAGCCATACCGATGTCACGATCTCCTACATATTACTCCTAGGGGCCATAATCCTTGAGGTGGCATCTCTCTCGATGTCCCTTCTTTCCTACTTCGCATCGAGTGAAGCACCAACATCTTTTCCACTTGCACCTATAGCCTTGTCTGTGGCCAACTATGTTCACCCCGCAGGCCGACATAGAAAACACTGGTCCAAAATGCTTGGACAGTATAACATGTTCGAATACCACATGGGGGGAGCTTCCACAGGCATCATGTCAGTTGTATCATGGTGGATTAGACAGACATTTTCAGTAATTCCCAACAATAAATATCTCAAGGAGTTTTCAAGAATCCCCATAAGTAAAGATCTTGAGGAGTTTGTTCTGGACAAATTGTTAGAGTTTGGAACAGGGGAGGAAGCAGGCTGGAACTTTGCAAGCTTTCGTGGACAGCTAGCGCTTGATAGGTGGACCGCTTTGCGCACGATCATCGATAGCACCGACCTGCCAACAAGTGTGCTGATCTGGCACATTGCAACGGAGATATGCTACTTGACTGAAGAAAACAACAATGGTCTTCGCGATCCACCTAAGAAGACAAGGGTGAGCAGAGATCTATCAAACTATATCATGTACCTTGTCTTCACGTGTGGTGTGATGCCTACAGGAAGCTCCAAACTCGTACCTTTGCTCGCCCATAAGGAAATCAGGGAAGCTATTGGACGATATGCTGCTATGGCCACTAGGGATGGAGCTATTAGGACGGTGCTTCGAGCTAATATCATAAGAAAGCAACAATCAGCCG
This is a stretch of genomic DNA from Triticum urartu cultivar G1812 unplaced genomic scaffold, Tu2.1 TuUngrouped_contig_6491, whole genome shotgun sequence. It encodes these proteins:
- the LOC125530688 gene encoding uncharacterized protein LOC125530688 — translated: MRPISFEEVGGGNAIQKQSLQAIQVLWNEWEIHCLILASFSMRRHSVSRILNSLIWLAYLSADSMAIFVLGHLAVHASGSHHLLIFWAPFLLLHMGGQDTITAFSMQDNNLWQRHLLGLVTQASVAGYVISISSWQDSRLLAATVLMFLSGFFKYIGRIFCLYTSSPKLLKDFTVANLDRYVNDIYYIPGTVQKESFEDILRRRVHDMMLSDIDLKLMPHSNSVHILLDTPLNDRATIECATIIPDLLNMLKYSADRSNAYIYVGIMLVRSYERVYTKAALHFAWINCFSITVSKYYEYKKLRIAFLHIMALLLLFPVISASITLELFMVAEKAQLYSHTDVTISYILLLGAIILEVASLSMSLLSYFASSEAPTSFPLAPIALSVANYVHPAGRHRKHWSKMLGQYNMFEYHMGGASTGIMSVVSWWIRQTFSVIPNNKYLKEFSRIPISKDLEEFVLDKLLEFGTGEEAGWNFASFRGQLALDRWTALRTIIDSTDLPTSVLIWHIATEICYLTEENNNGLRDPPKKTRVSRDLSNYIMYLVFTCGVMPTGSSKLVPLLAHKEIREAIGRYAAMATRDGAIRTVLRANIIRKQQSADTDDMGGSSSEPATQVQLLKNNIKAIRSPVVPRACTVADELNSMPRDGRWELIGDVWLEMLFYIAPRCGGAFHAHHLSTGGEFVTHVLQLMRLLGPFLPPPDA